One window of Quercus robur chromosome 12, dhQueRobu3.1, whole genome shotgun sequence genomic DNA carries:
- the LOC126709604 gene encoding acyltransferase GLAUCE-like: MAPNCIPFKICPINALPSMKLSTSSLKMASPFGITNVPKLTMEAVQTVTPYKVTDQRRSCRVLATDPIASGIFKRCLHVVLYYKNVSEEDSGWIFAGWAKETLGKAISKQPMLSGRLWRGEDGDGELEIVSNDSGVRLIETQVAVTLSEFLELKEKEEAEAQLVFWNDIDEHNPRFSPLFYVQVTNFQCGGYSIGISCSILLADLLVKEKFLTSWANIHNNILSSNNELQKPLFYLPNLKRNGSSPPSITSSTLRKDCVKTMHFKVTAEYANLDVETCKSLALHRVEETESQLGSKMDSEFYLFVKEKDIIEIEKYPKHKHFKPQLSIKTQVTCAGWDESLGAKEVAFREGNKPINVSYWIGSVLDGLVMAMPPPNQATHGVNILVAIPNENEL, translated from the exons ATGGCTCCTAATTGTATACCTTTTAAAATCTGCCCTATAAATGCCTTACCAAGCATGAAGTTATCCACCAGTTCTCTAAAAATGGCAAGTCCCTTTGGTATCACTAATGTCCCTAAGTTAACCATGGAAGCTGTGCAGACAGTCACACCCTATAAGGTGACTGATCAGCGACGATCATGCCGGGTATTGGCCACGGACCCTATTGCTTCGGGGATATTCAAAAGGTGTCTTCACGTTGTTCTTTACTACAAGAATGTCAGTGAGGAGGATTCAGGGTGGATTTTTGCAGGTTGGGCTAAGGAGACACTAGGAAAAGCAATTTCCAAACAGCCAATGCTAAGTGGAAGGCTGTGGCGTGGCGAGGATGGTGAtggagagttagaaattgtctCCAATGATAGTGGTGTTAGACTCATCGAGACACAGGTCGCTGTAACTTTATCTGAGTTTCTTGAattgaaagaaaaggaagaagcaGAAGCTCAACTTGTTTTTTGGAATGATATTGACGAACATAATCCTCGGTTCTCTCCATTATTTTATGTTCAG GTGACAAACTTCCAGTGTGGTGGATACTCGATTGGGATTAGCTGCAGCATTCTTCTAGCAGACCTTTTGGTGAAAGAGAAATTCCTCACTAGTTGGGCAAACATACACAATAATATACTTTCTAGTAATAATGAACTCCAAAAACCCTTATTTTACCTCCCTAATCTTAAAAGGAATGGTTCTTCTCCTCCTAGCATAACTAGCTCAACTCTAAGAAAAGATTGTGTCAAAACCATGCATTTCAAGGTCACTGCTGAATATGCAAATTTGGATGTTGAAACGTGCAAGTCACTTGCATTGCATCGTGTTGAGGAGACAGAGAGCCAACTTGGTAGCAAAATGGATTCagagttttatttgtttgtgaAAGAAAAGGATATTATTGAGATAGAAAAGTATCCCAAACATAAACATTTTAAGCCACAATTGAGTATCAAGACTCAAGTCACTTGTGCAGGTTGGGATGAATCTTTAGGGGCCAAAGAGGTAGCATTTCGTGAAGGGAATAAGCCTATAAATGTTTCATATTGGATCGGGTCAGTTCTTGATGGTCTTGTCATGGCAATGCCACCTCCTAATCAGGCTACTCATGGAGTGAACATTTTAGTGGCAATTCCTAACGAGAACGAACTTTAA